The Dehalobacter sp. DCM sequence ACATACTCCAACAAATCCTCGATCCCACATTTAAATACAGCACAAATTTGATTAATTTGATCAATCTCAATTCGCTTAGTCTCTTCATAATACATCTTGGATATGGTCGCTGGTCTGATGCCAGTAAGCGATGCTAATGTCTTCTGATTCATTTTATGTTTTCCGAGCAGCTCGGATAGTTTGATTCTGACCATGCGAAACTCACTCCACTCTATCGACATTTTCTATTTGGCTTGATTGTATCAATAAGCGTAATAAAATCATATAATTTGCAAATAATATAACCTTTATCGTATTTTTATATACCTCAGGAGTAATTTATGCTATAATTACTCCTGAGGTTATTTTATTTCCGTACCAGTAACCAAAAGGAGTGGTAATTCTGATCAGCAATCCCAAAACCTGCGGCTTCACCGGCTACCGCCCATCAAAGCTTCCCTTTAAATACAATGAGCGCAGCATCCCCTGCGTCCACCTAAAGCTCTTACTCTACACCGAAACAGAAGCCGCGATCAAAGACGGGTATACCCGTTTTATCTGCGGCTTTGCTATGGGATCGGATACTTATTTTGCTGAAGCGGTGATCGCGTTGCGGGAACGTTACCCGGAGATTACGCTGGAGGCTGCTCTCCCCTGTGAGACTCAGGCTGATCGCTGGCCGGAAATGGATCGGGACAGATATTTTAAGCTTCTCACGCAGTGCGATAAGGAAATATATATCAGCCGTCAATATCACAAGGGTTGTTACCTGGAGCGAAACCGGTATATTGTGAATGCATCGCAGCGGTTGATTGCTGTTTACGATGGGCAGTTCGGCGGAACGATGGCCACTGTGAACCGGGCAAGGGTGAAAAAATTAGAGCTGGTGATGATCAATCCGGGCACTTTTCAAATGACGCGGGAGAACTTCCTATAATAGTTCAAGTTTGCTGCCGGTAATAAATTTCCTGGGATTAACTTACGGGAATCTCAAGCGTTTTATTATAGTCTTTCGAATAGGTCATTCTTTGGACATCAAGTTCCAGCGTATCCCCAGTACCAGAGAAATGCAACGTTCTGGTATGAATGACGGTGCCGTCGTTTCGCTTATCATATTGATCCGTAGTGGTTTGTTCCAAGGAAACGCGCTGTCCGTCAATGTTTAAATAAACCCGGCTTAAAATAAGACTGTCTTCACTGCTGATAGTGATACGTGTTTCTGTTGGCGAGGTTTCAATGGTATTGATCTCAACCTTTTGCTCTAAAATCGTTAACGTTTGTTTTTCTCCGCCTTTCGTTTTCATTAACGCGAAGCGCTCATTCACATCATGATCGGCGCCAAACTTTACTAATTCCAGTTGAAGCTTATTTAAATCCTGTGGCAGCGGATCAAAATCGCAATGAAAAGTTATCCCTTTCATGTCGGTACTCATGCCGCCCCCTTGCTCCGTGACTTCTTTACCGTTAGCGATGAGCCTGAGGGTAAGCTCACCCGGCCTGATTCTTTCTCCGCTGAGCTGGTCCATTGCAAGTTGGAAAATATTTTGAATAGACCCGCTGATCACTGTTTTGGTGGGGGAAGCCAGAATCGAATCGATTCTTATGCTGGTTTTATCTACCTCATACGTTTCATGAAGCGTCTTTTTCAACGTGTGACCCATGGCTGTATTTCTATTCAACGAAAAGCTGATCTCGCCTGGTACGACGCTGCCCTGCCCTGTTTCTGAAAACTGTAACGTCAGTTTTTTTTCAAAAAGCTTTGGTGGCGCAAAGCTGCCGATATATTTGATTTCTGTTTTTGCTTCGTTCATTACCCCTTGGGAATTCTGCTGGATGTGTTCCCCCCAGAATGCATTGATGGACATAAAAGGTGAGAGATTGTCTTCATCGACATGCCCCGACGGATCAGTTACGGTATAAAACAATAAAAGCTGATTCTCGTCTAACATGACGTAGTCCACTGCCAGTGAGACGCCATCCGGAAATGTAAAGCGTTTACCGACCGGTTGTCCTTTGCCCAATTCGCTTAGTTGTTTTAAAGAACCGTTCATAACGTAATCATACCCCAGGAGTTGTTTGCCATAAAAAGCAATCGCATCATAATTGATGGCTAACAGCATAATCAAAAGCAAACTCACCGCTGCCGCAAAACCTTTCAATCGGATTCTTGGCGCAAATCTTTTTTTGTTATTCAGGGCCGTGCGAAGTCTCCCTTCCAACGCGCTAGGGACTTCGATCTGATTCATTTCCGCTTTTTTCATTTCAAGAAAGTCTTCGATATTTTTCATCCGTTACTCACTCCCATGCTTTGTTTTAATTTCTGAAGCCCGGTGTGAATCCGCGATTTTACTGTGCCCAGAGGAATCTTTAAGATAGATGCAATCGTATCGTAATCCATGTCGAGATAATACCTTAGTTTTAGAACTTCCTGGTGTTTTCGATTAAGATTTCCCCAGTGTTTTTCAATCGATAGCTGTTCATCCTTTATATCGTAATCATCTTCGTAGGAACCTTCAGGAATATCTTGTATTAAGATGACTTTATGCTTGCGGGTTAAATTCTTCTTACAGCAATTGACGAGGATTGTCTTGCTCCAACGATAAAAAGCCTGCTCATCTTTTAATCGCTTAATATTCTCATAAACTTTGAGAATCATATCTTCCATGGCATCCAACGCCTCATCCTGGTTTTTCATATAGACATAAGCAAGGCGGTAATACGCCTGTTTTTCACTCATAATGAGTGCAATCAGTGCTTCTTTATCCCCTGATTTCGCTTTCTTGACCATCTGAATGAACGCATCATTTTCCACGCTACCACCCCACTTCTATACCTATGAGTTTTATCTTACCAAAAAAGTTCATTTTATTCCCGATATTAAGAATGAACCCTAGTACAGCATTCTTTAATTCTCTTTACACCTCAAATCAGGTCTGCGTGCCACAGTTCCGGCGACAAGCGGAGCACGGATTGCGTAGCGCAACGGTCCATGGATGGACCTAAGTTAAAATTCGCCAAG is a genomic window containing:
- a CDS encoding helix-turn-helix domain-containing protein, with product MVRIKLSELLGKHKMNQKTLASLTGIRPATISKMYYEETKRIEIDQINQICAVFKCGIEDLLEYVPDQKVENSINK
- a CDS encoding SLOG family protein, with amino-acid sequence MVILISNPKTCGFTGYRPSKLPFKYNERSIPCVHLKLLLYTETEAAIKDGYTRFICGFAMGSDTYFAEAVIALRERYPEITLEAALPCETQADRWPEMDRDRYFKLLTQCDKEIYISRQYHKGCYLERNRYIVNASQRLIAVYDGQFGGTMATVNRARVKKLELVMINPGTFQMTRENFL
- a CDS encoding DUF4179 domain-containing protein; protein product: MKNIEDFLEMKKAEMNQIEVPSALEGRLRTALNNKKRFAPRIRLKGFAAAVSLLLIMLLAINYDAIAFYGKQLLGYDYVMNGSLKQLSELGKGQPVGKRFTFPDGVSLAVDYVMLDENQLLLFYTVTDPSGHVDEDNLSPFMSINAFWGEHIQQNSQGVMNEAKTEIKYIGSFAPPKLFEKKLTLQFSETGQGSVVPGEISFSLNRNTAMGHTLKKTLHETYEVDKTSIRIDSILASPTKTVISGSIQNIFQLAMDQLSGERIRPGELTLRLIANGKEVTEQGGGMSTDMKGITFHCDFDPLPQDLNKLQLELVKFGADHDVNERFALMKTKGGEKQTLTILEQKVEINTIETSPTETRITISSEDSLILSRVYLNIDGQRVSLEQTTTDQYDKRNDGTVIHTRTLHFSGTGDTLELDVQRMTYSKDYNKTLEIPVS
- a CDS encoding RNA polymerase sigma factor, coding for MENDAFIQMVKKAKSGDKEALIALIMSEKQAYYRLAYVYMKNQDEALDAMEDMILKVYENIKRLKDEQAFYRWSKTILVNCCKKNLTRKHKVILIQDIPEGSYEDDYDIKDEQLSIEKHWGNLNRKHQEVLKLRYYLDMDYDTIASILKIPLGTVKSRIHTGLQKLKQSMGVSNG